TGTCATTTTCAATTTATTTGGTCAAACACCGGTTTATGCAGCGCAAAGGCTCGGTCGCCCAGCCCTTGATCGGCTACACCTCGACGATTTTGGCCATGGGGGCTTTACTGCTGGCCGTTTCGGCATTCGAAGCGTACGTTTCTCCGGTCATGATGAAATGGGTCACCCCATCGCTCGTCTCGTTTGCTTCATAAGCAAACGTTTGACTTTCGCGGCATGCTCCCCCTATAATGATTACATGACATGTTCGTTGTTACGGCAAGCTTTTGGGCTTTAGGGGGAGGAATATGGAATCAAGAATCGAGAAAATTAAACAGCAGCTGCAATCGCAGGGTTACAAATTGACTCCCCAGCGCGAAGCGACCGTACGGGTACTGCTCGAGAACGAAGAGGATCATTTGAGCGCGGAGGACGTTTTCATGCTCGTCAAGGATAAAGCTCCGGAAATCGGACTTGCCACCGTCTACCGCACCCTCGAATTGCTTAGCGAGCTTCATGTCGTGGAAAAAATGAATTTCGGGGACGGAGTCGCCCGCTACGATTTGCGCAACGACAGCAATCATCACCACCATCATCATTTGATTTGCGTGCAGTGCGGCGCTGTGGACGAAATAATGGAAGACTGGCTGACACCGCTGGAAGAGCGGCTGGAGAAAGAGTTCCGCTTTAAGGTTCTCGATCACCGTCTCGATTTTCAAGGCATCTGCCACCGCTGCATCGATAAAACCAAAACCGAATAAGTGAAGGAAAGTCTTCCCGCAAGCGCGCTTTGTGGAAGGCTTTTTTTGCATATTCCTAGTAAAATGCAATGCACAGGCACATAATATGTAAGCATACCTTGCCAGTAAAAGGGAGGCGATACACGATGATTATCGGGGTGCCCAAAGAGATCAAAAACAACGAAAACCGCGTAGCCTTGACGCCGGGTGGGGCCGGCATGCTGCATCAGGCCGGACACCGCGTGCTTGTCGAGCGGGGGGCAGGTGAAGGAAGCGGCTTTTCCGACGACGATTACGTCAAGGAAGGCGCCGAGCTGATCGATCAGGCAGGGGAAGTTTGGGCTGCGGCTGATATGATTATGAAGGTGA
The window above is part of the Paenibacillus hamazuiensis genome. Proteins encoded here:
- a CDS encoding Fur family transcriptional regulator, coding for MESRIEKIKQQLQSQGYKLTPQREATVRVLLENEEDHLSAEDVFMLVKDKAPEIGLATVYRTLELLSELHVVEKMNFGDGVARYDLRNDSNHHHHHHLICVQCGAVDEIMEDWLTPLEERLEKEFRFKVLDHRLDFQGICHRCIDKTKTE